The Petroclostridium xylanilyticum region CCTGGCTTACAATTTGGTTATATATTGTATCAAGTTTTACTACACTAACCAGTATCCCTTGAAATTCATTTCCATGAATTATGGGAGTGTAAATATTTATGAAAAATATATCTGTTTCATCCTTACATGCATCGGATATATATTGGTTCCCAGTCACCAGAACACGATCCACGCCAGGTTCTCTGGTTCCGTCTATACCTGTTTGCGATATCTTGTCGCCGGACGGATAAGCAAATACTTCATTGCCTTTGCTGTCCAACAAGTGAACTGAATCTATGCTGTTTTTTTGTGTTTCCATGAAAACCTTTAATGTAGTTTTAACAGGTTCTGAAATACTTCCTCTTCTAATTTGATCACCTATATCTGCAAATTTAGGATCACCTGCAATAATTTTTGAATTCTCTGCCTTTTCTTGTATAAAAAGAGCAATACTTCTTGAAATAGAATTTGAGATTGTAAGCAGCTGCTTCTGCTGCTGCGTAACTATTGTCTTCCTGTAATCTTTATATGTCACATAAATCATCCAGCACAGCAAAACAACTAATACTGTGATGACAAAAAATATAGCTGATACACTTTTCCTTTTCCCAATTCTTTCGATAATATTGTCATATACTGCAATCTTCATTTGAACATCTCCTATCTGCGAGAGGATAGCATTTGCTATTTCATACCCTATTACGTATAATATTCTACAGGAAAAGCAGTATATCCTTTATGCAAACTTATCCACATATACCATACAGGATTTGTAAATTTTTTATGCCCATCCCTGCAGCTATGCCGCTTCGGGAAATATGACAAAAAACTATAAAATCATTGTTGATATTTTGTCTACATTGATTATAATAAATTATAATTCTTAAAATAATTTGATTAAGTCTTAATTTTTTTTAAGAAAATGGTATTATATTAAAAGACTAATTAAGTTAAAAGGTGGGTTAACTATGAATAATGCCAGAATTTTAATCACCGATGACGAAGAATGTGTTAGGACACTGATTAAAAAAAGTCTTGAACGAGAGAATATGAAAGTATTCCAGGCAAAAAGCGGCAAAGAAACTCTTAACATTTTGCAGGAGGAATCTTTTGATTTGATTATACTTGATGTCATGATGGGTGACATGAATGGTTTCGATGTTTTGAAAGAAATAAGAAAAACTGATGTTCATACTCCTGTGATAATGTTAAGCGGAAGAGGTGAAGACTATGATAAAATTCTCGGTTTAGGCATGGGAGCGGATAATTATATAACAAAACCATTCAGCCCTGCCGTCCTGTGTGCACAGGTTCAAGCCATTATCCGAAGAAATAAGGAAATTATGAATGTAAAGGAAAATACAAAGAAACTCACCGTTGGTCCATTTGTTTTTAATTATAAAACTTATAAGTGCTACAAAAATAACGATGAACTTCCTCTTACATCTAAAGAAACAAAACTAATGAAATTTTTTATGGAAAATCCTAACCAGGTTTTTACAAAAGAACAGCTGTATCAAAATGTATGGGAAGATGCAATTGTCGATGATAACTCAATAATGGTGTATATAAGGCATTTGAGAGCTAAAATCGAAGATAATCCAGAAAAGCC contains the following coding sequences:
- a CDS encoding response regulator transcription factor translates to MNNARILITDDEECVRTLIKKSLERENMKVFQAKSGKETLNILQEESFDLIILDVMMGDMNGFDVLKEIRKTDVHTPVIMLSGRGEDYDKILGLGMGADNYITKPFSPAVLCAQVQAIIRRNKEIMNVKENTKKLTVGPFVFNYKTYKCYKNNDELPLTSKETKLMKFFMENPNQVFTKEQLYQNVWEDAIVDDNSIMVYIRHLRAKIEDNPEKPTYIQTVWGIGYRFSVES